The Sardina pilchardus chromosome 24, fSarPil1.1, whole genome shotgun sequence nucleotide sequence ctgtttatttactTTCGGTGCATTTTATGCTGTGTTTGCATGAATACAAATTACATATTATTTCTCTTTCAGAAACTCTCTGAAATATGCCAGAAACTGATCATCAAGCCATCAACTTCTGCATGTAAGATCAGCATGAGTGGATGTTGAATAttgttattcatttatttattaaaatcgAACAGAAACAAGGTATGCCATATAAAAGATTAGAACTGTAAGATCTGAAAAGATTTACAACTGTATTTCAGAAGCACTGGTAAGCTACACtgcttttttttaacaaagcATTTTACGGTGCATAGCTCTGTTGTGTTACGTGTTGGGTTTGATGAGTAAGGCATATCCGCAAGGTAAATGCTTCTTTTAAAACCAGGTGGAATCATTCGTGGGAGGATGCCGTCAGCTGAACAAATCTCCTCATGTCTGCTTGATATGTGAGTGTTAGTCACACATTTACGgatgatttattttcaacccaGCCTACACTGAACTTAATGGTATGTGAATTTCGGCTATGATTATTGTAAAGCACAATAAACTCTAATTGATTTTCCCCCTGTCTTTCTTCAGTCAGCAAACATTACTAGAGAATCATTTCAAAGGAATGGTGAGACAATTTGACACTTATTTGTACATTTTAACAAATACATTTGAggtattattattgtattattactGCTTGccacttattgtggttttaaACTCGCCAATGCAtgtgtagcctaaataaaacAGCTAGTTTGGAAGAATCGAGCAGATACTCTTCTGATTGCAGGTGACATCTGAGGAACTGCAGTTAGTGCTTCGAGGCATAGCGGTGACTTTGCTGGAGGAGGTCAACGACATCCTGATTCCGGCCATCATTGCCTTTGAGTACGAGCGAGTACTGCCTGCCAACAGCCCAAGGGATCTCTCCTCTTGCTACGATACATCCTCCACTACCTCCAAAATCTCTCCCGTAAGCAGCAGTTCGCTGGGCTCAGCGCCAGAGGTCCATGTGACGTACCCCAACTACATGCTGCCCACCAGTAGGGGTGCGAGCCGGGTGGAGCTGTGGAGCGCCAGCTCTCCAGAGGATGGTCAGAACGACGACCGGCGTAGTCTCAGGAAGAAAGTGGTCGCTCCCACCGCTGGCCTTCTGCTGAAGGTGGAGAACCTAATTAAGGACATCATCACAGACTCAGTGGATGTCTTCACTACGGAGACGGGCCAAGTGAACGGCACGGCGACTGTAAGCATTGCTGAATGTGCAGAGGGAAAAATAACTAAATCTGATGCTAAAATCCAAGAGACCAAGTCTGAggataagagagagatggaagttAGTGCAGAGAGGTGTTGTACGGTTTCTCCTGAAACTACAGATAGTACCACTGCTGTTACCACAGAAGCCATTCCTGTTGTCACCACCAAATCTGATGCTGAAATCCAAGAGACCAAGCCTGAGGATAAGAGTGAGATGGAAGTTTGTGCAGAGACTCCAGAAACTACAGATAGTACCACTGCTGTTACAATCAATACCACCACTGATGTCACCATTGCTGATGTCATTGCTACCACAGATAAAACTGCTGTTGTAACCATGAATACCACCACAACTCTTGCCACCATGGataccaccaccactgccgtCATCACGGATGTCACTGCTGGCCTCACCATGGAAACCAACACCACTGCTGTCACCACGGATGCCACAGCTGTTGCTGTCGCTATGGATACTACCTTTGTTGATCATGACTTCAGCTCTAACCATCATCTTGTTGAACAGTCATCTGATAACATCAGGAAGGACTCTGCGCAGCAGCTTGAGGCAAATGATGCGATGAGTGACCACCCAGAATTCAGCGGGAGTGAAGCAAGCCACGAAGACAGCACCAGCTCTGATGCCTCGTCTGGTTTCGTGGTCAGTCTGGAGAGGAGCATCCTGCTGTCCTCGGACCAGGTGGACGAGATCCTTGAGAAGGTGAGGTTCGCCCTGGAGGAGGAGCGTCCAAGCAGCTGGCTTCATTCCGAGCCGTCCTCGCCCGAAGAcggacacaaagagagacacaaagacgCTGAGATGGCGTCCCCTCCGCCTAATAGTGTGATCTTCGCCATCATCCAGAAGATGCAGCTGGATAAGTACCTACAGAGGAAGCTGATGTCCTTCTTTGCAGGAAGGCAGATGACGAGCCCGGGAAGTCCGTCCATGTCTCCCATGGCCGTCAGCTCCCACCCTGGAGCTCAAGAGAGCCTTTCCTGGAACTCCTTCTCGGAGATCAACCCCCACTCCATCAAGGTGACCAAGTGGCTCCTTCAGACCATTCAGAGACGCAACAGCTGGCAGGACAGCATGACCTCTGAAGTGCAAGAGATGGACGGCCAGCAATTCAGAGAGAAGCATCTCATCTGTGAGGTTATCCAGGCTCTGCTGGACCACCTAAACGATGTAAGTTCCACGCGGAGCCTCAGCCGACAGACGCAGTCCGAGAGCGACGTGCGCGCAGGTGTCACAGCCAAGGTGCACGTGGATGCTGTGGTGTCAGACACATCTCTTGCGGCGAGCGAGCTCACAAAGGATGTTGTGGCAAAACTTCTCCTTGAAGATAACAGCCCTTAAGTGCACTCACTACGAACAATCTTAACAGActtgaaaataaacatttttctAACCTagaccaattgttacattttgtttttatgaTGAAAAAGACTACAGACAATATCTGCTAAGGATCTACAGCAAGTAATAGTAGGCTAAAccaaatctctttctctcagttatacacaatgtgggatacatttttaaaaaaaaataaaaactaattgCAAACGGTAGGCTGTATAGCATGAATATAGCCCTGGCAAAGCCACATATTTGGAAAAATAATGTCTCATCTGTAAGAGAAAGTGATAGGGGGTTTACAAAGGTCAAGGCTCTGTCATTTGGTTTGCAGATTAGATCAATTCTGCAAAAGACATGAACAAATCTCAAATTCAGTTCGAATTTCATGGAGTTGTCAAGTTGCAACTTGGGTTGAGGTGGCCTAGCCTACCTTTGTCCAACTAGCCTATATCCAGGAGAGGGTAGGCCTATGCATCAATTTGAAAAGGTCGCCTGTAGTGTAGTGATCAAACAATAAATGTTCCtaatcatattttttttcattaattaattattcCCGCTGTATTAAATTCGTGAAACTCAATTTCCTTGTTGTCAGAGATGAATTTCCCGTCAATCAACATGACGTCAGGGGATTTGGCCACACCACGtcgtaggagagagagatatgtcgCAAAGCACTAGCAGTGTCAGTCGACGGTACACAACAGATTTCGCGCGATGGGTCGTGGCAAGGATGCTCAGCCAGGCAGCGACAAAGACAACGCTGGCGCTTTAGCAAGAGGACACTCAAGTATGTAGCGAATATTATATCTAAAAATATTACCATGCGTGCGGAATCATATCATAAGCTATCTTGGATGTCGTAGCATTTGCCCCACTTAGACTAGCTAATAACTCCTTCGAGAAAGAGAGCATCTTTATCAGCTGATCCGACCGTCACATGGTAGTAGATAGCTCTCTTGTTAGTTTTCCAAACCTAGATAACGTTACAGATGTATGGTTGTATCTCAACAAGATAGCTGTTTCATGTTGGTCAGTAAATTACTGCATTACTGTATGACATTTAGTTTCACATATTGATGCTAAGACGCTGCAGTGCAGCAGCTAGCTTAGCATTATGGGAGAGATTTGACTTATCCCATGAACATTTTGAACCCGCGTAGTATTATCTAATAAGTCAGTCGTGATGTAACATTTTCATCGTCATAAACCACATACGTGAGCAAATCATGCTTCCCCTTTGTGCCATCCATAGACAGGACGCTGGGGTATGGTTATGAGGAGAAAGCTAACCTTTGTTGTCTGGGGAATGTTGCCATATCGTGAGCTGGCGATGAATGGCCAGTTACCCTTACCTCAAAGTGTTTGAACAAAGACTCGTGGTTTGACGTTGCAGAGTACGTAGGTGAGGAGCAATGACTCCAGGCATCACGACAGAGATTTCCGGTCATATTTAGCACTTGGTTGTTCTTGGGAAATGCGTTTGATGGTGCGGTTATGTAGAGAGTGGCGAGTGGggggaagagagcaagagacctGTCTGCCGGAATAGTCGTCTTGCGGAGACGCCTATGCTTGATTTTTGTGTGATTTGGAGAGAATAAGTAACCTACGAATAACCTTGTGTTTTCGCGTCGTAGCGATGAAAAATTGCGAATATCAACAAATAGATCCTCAGGCACTACCGACACCCACACCAACTCCGACAACAACACCTTCTTCACGACCCTGTCCCGAGAAGACCAAAAAGCAACAGAGAAAATGGGAGGTATTTCCCGGAAAGAATCGCTTTTACTGTGACGGCAGGATAATCATTTCTCGCCAGAGTGGTGTTCTCCCTTTGACGCTTGGTCTCATCCTCGTCACTAGTGGATTATTCTTCATATTCGAGTAAGTGCACCCCTCGTTGAATGACTTTAAAATCCTCATATTTGCAAGGTCAGCAATCTATATAATTTATTTTGGATGGAGGAAGATATTCTCATAATTGTCTCCATTTTGTCCATTctgtaaagtaggctatctgCATCTGTATCATTGGTTCATGATCAATGTTTTGATTATGATTGATGATCTCATATAAAACTGTGTGGAATGATTATCCTCTATCCCTTGTTTAACCCAAGTGTCTCTGGTGGAATGATCTCGGGTACAGTACTTTCTGAAATTAATCTGTTATATTTGTGGAAATGATTGAAAACATGCCTGAAAAAGATGATTCTAGCTAGTAGAATTGTTCAGTGAATTGCAACCAACTTAATTGTGGCAGTAGCCTGGAGCACTCTTCATCCAGTCTTCTAGCAGTTCAAAATGGGGCAGACCCATCCATCACTGCATTGATCACAGGGTTCAGTGACCAGGTAAATAGCATAGCTGGAGGAAATGGAACACTTCGATGTTCTAGTGACCGAGCATGCTAGAATCAGAGACTGTTGTAAAGAATGTTTCCTAGaatcctcctcatctctctctgtgccttgtGTTCCTAGCTGTCCGTTCCTGGTGAAGCACTTGACCAGTGGCATTCCAGTGATCGGGGGCGTGCTGTTTGTGTTCGTGGTCATCTCCCTGCTCCAGACCAGTTTCACTGACCCCGGCATTCTGCCTCGGGCAACACCAGAGGAGGCTGCCGACATTGAGAAACAGATTGGTAAGGGAAACTCAACAGAACCCGTACGTCCTTTCCACATGAGTCACACAAGCCTACACACATTAAGTTCCATGTAGTGGCCTGTTGGCTTGTGCAATAAGGGGACAATGATTACTCATCACTTATTTGCTAAACACATTGATTTAACAACCCTCAAGATTGTTTTGATGTTTGCAATTGTTGCACTTGAATGGCACAAATATCCACATTTGCATCTGAAGAGCCTTTAATCTCATACACAGTGAAACAGACATAGTACTGCCCAGTAGGTGTGATCCCGTCATCAGGCCAGTGTGGTCTTGTAGTTTCGTGGTGTTCTTTACTTGATCTCACACAGTTGCTGCACTGCATGCGTCTTGTTTGTTTGCACAAAGGACCATTCAAGCAGTCGAGCCAcatgctttttctttttgtcctcATTGTCTTTTTCTGTCAGTCAGTTTATTTGCTTGGCAGTGCCATGGACTAGCTCCCCCCACTCCATACCACCATAGTTGTGTTGTTGATGCTCTTGAGAGAGATGCTGTAATTAAGGCACTgtgatgtgactgtgtgtgtgtgtgtgtgtgtgtgtgtgtgtgtgtgtgtgtgtgtgtgtgtgtgtgtgtgtgtgtgtgtgtgtgtgtgtgtgtgtgtgtgtgtgtgtgtgtgtgtgtgtgtgtgtgtgtgtgtgtgtgtgtgtgtgggcttcgCAGTGACACAGGCAGTTCAGACCAGCCACTTGTCTTAATGTGAGGGCCCCTTGGCATTCGCCTGTCATTTCAACTGTGTGAGAAATTAAAATGAGGTGATGGCCTGTCAGGAGTGTGTGACACTGACGTAATggtttcaatctctctctctctctccctgtctcataaaaataaacacacacacacacacttactcactgtAGGGCAGTCTCTCTAACTGTGCTTGTCATGacgcatacacagagagagagagacaggaaatgcGCTCAGTAAATTAGCCTCTGAATTGTTTGTTTTGCAGTTCAGTGAACAGTGTGGGCCCTGTGTTGCAATCAGGTTTGCAACAGGGCACCCAGTGGAGTGATCCAAATGATGCTTCAATGCCCTCACATAGCATCCAGAGACCAGCATACAGTAAAGCATGTATCCAGCTAAGGCCTCCAAGCATCTCGAAGAGCATTGTTCATTTTTCCCCATGTTGTTTCCAAGAAGTCCCATTGTGCTACATACAAACCATtaaccatcatcaccatcagaatGTCATTTTATCCAAATAGCTTAATTCTATCCAGTTGCCTTTTGTATCTGTTTTCTGCACAGTTCCAATTAGCCTAAGTTGACCCTGATGTAGTCTAATCTTtgatccccctttctctctttgtttccgTGGTGGTGGTTGTAGCACAACAATGCTTTTGATGACCACAACCCTGCTCATTTTCCCCTGAATGCTGATTTACTCAAGATCCTAGCTAAGGTCAGCTCCTCGCTTGACCTCTGCTTGACACAAGTGGACCTTGTGTGTTTCACTCACTCTGTGATAAAAGTATTTTTGTGAGTGGACTCTCTGTCTCGATTGGAGTCTTTGATGAAAGGCTGTGTTTGGCATGCCTGTGGTGTCTACTCTGTGATGCTAGGTCTGATTATTAATGGCTTTTCACTAATATATCCATCATTCTCTTGATTAAATTCATGAGCTGTTTGATCTATAAAATGTcaaaaaatggtggaaaatgaCCGTGGGTGTTTCCCAAAGCCCAAGAGGTTTGGAATGGAcgttgtgtgtctctgtgatgtGATGAGGGTCTCTGTGATGTGATGGTATCTGTTTGGAGTGgatgttgtgtctttgatgaGGGCTGTTTGGAGtggactttgtgtgtgtctgtgggcctATATTTGAGTAGACTTGGTGCTCCTATTTGATGAAAGCCTGGTAATTAAGAAGCAGTCATATTGAGTGTAgcgtgacacccccccccccatccattaGAACCTCCACTCCCAATGTAGGACTGTGCTGACAGATGTcctgaggatacacacacacgcaacccgCATGACTGACTTTGATTTATCACAAGTCTTCTGTATCTGAGCGTTCCTCTGTTCTTCACCGCTGCTCAAACGCACCACTCTTCTAGCTATTTCTGGCCCAGAAGGTTTCTCAGGGAAAATGTCAGACCCAAgtgggattttttcccccctattttttttttttgtgtgtgtgtgttgtgggcatgtgtgtgggcgtgtgtgctcGTGTCTGGCTGCCATTCGAGGATGAGTGCGGCCAGTGGTCTACGGTCCACTCAGTGAAAGCGGGAAAGTCCAGTGAGTCATCTGTGGGCCGGTAAACAGGGACCCACGCTGTGGGCATCGTCATTATCATCAGTCAGCAGTTGTCTGCAATCTTGGCGGAAACCCAGATGTCTTCATTGACActggccttctctctctcgctcgctctctctcgctctctctctctctctctctctctctctctctctctctctctctctctctctctctctctctctctctctctctctctcactctctctctctctctttttcctcctccactGTCCTGAATGTATTCTGTGGAGCACTTCAAGACCCTGTAGCGTGGTGTAATGATGAGGCCTGTATTAGAAGGATAAACGTCACTTTTTCAAACagtttttcacatagatctctgtttctccacGTCACCCAATATTGTCGCTACAAAACAAGATGAAACCAATACGTTTTACCTAGCTCGAGTGGCTAGTTCCAACAGCTAAAGCAGCtggcagctacagcgctacactctgggggcatgtgtgCAGCTACAGCGctccactctgggggcatgtgtgCAGCTACAGCGctccactctgggggcatgtgtgCAGCTACAGCGctccactctgggggcatgtgtgCAGCTACAGCGctccactctgggggcatgtgtgCAGCTACAGCGctccactctgggggcatgtgtgcagctacagcg carries:
- the LOC134072804 gene encoding fibrous sheath-interacting protein 2-like isoform X1 yields the protein MEEQKVLRYQGDTIHPLDVSGHRKIARAPGSLAVYHTTRLCERLIQPKNEFDLNDPRGSLINSEYNSLHDPYLRGYLYRKDIHRRLIKGGFITKDDKVICSLRSLNRYREHVADVEKVWGYSFRAEQKEVVRTFLTLQEQGRISSDVTVADVTDWIWRSMPDLRLQHLPAIAKRCSAIEVSPGSTGRSELMWSARGIRMREEITREVQREMRLERRWVVSKINKEKKREEQIQRKLKKVKKTVKPKSKKEYQERLLSEDPHLLPEETENGIGGQGEPSQSLDVSPSLPASPKVPSPSGDVTTKLCERVNSGVSRTASPQKSPCLHSPPQADLDLIFPLTPNDIVRSSQQNSPERNISLVKQHPFSDAKKKLSEICQKLIIKPSTSACGIIRGRMPSAEQISSCLLDIQQTLLENHFKGMVTSEELQLVLRGIAVTLLEEVNDILIPAIIAFEYERVLPANSPRDLSSCYDTSSTTSKISPVSSSSLGSAPEVHVTYPNYMLPTSRGASRVELWSASSPEDGQNDDRRSLRKKVVAPTAGLLLKVENLIKDIITDSVDVFTTETGQVNGTATVSIAECAEGKITKSDAKIQETKSEDKREMEVSAERCCTVSPETTDSTTAVTTEAIPVVTTKSDAEIQETKPEDKSEMEVCAETPETTDSTTAVTINTTTDVTIADVIATTDKTAVVTMNTTTTLATMDTTTTAVITDVTAGLTMETNTTAVTTDATAVAVAMDTTFVDHDFSSNHHLVEQSSDNIRKDSAQQLEANDAMSDHPEFSGSEASHEDSTSSDASSGFVVSLERSILLSSDQVDEILEKVRFALEEERPSSWLHSEPSSPEDGHKERHKDAEMASPPPNSVIFAIIQKMQLDKYLQRKLMSFFAGRQMTSPGSPSMSPMAVSSHPGAQESLSWNSFSEINPHSIKVTKWLLQTIQRRNSWQDSMTSEVQEMDGQQFREKHLICEVIQALLDHLNDVSSTRSLSRQTQSESDVRAGVTAKVHVDAVVSDTSLAASELTKDVVAKLLLEDNSP
- the LOC134072804 gene encoding fibrous sheath-interacting protein 2-like isoform X2, with the translated sequence MCPGTGKLLGHRAVSRSTIPPASVKGGSLINSEYNSLHDPYLRGYLYRKDIHRRLIKGGFITKDDKVICSLRSLNRYREHVADVEKVWGYSFRAEQKEVVRTFLTLQEQGRISSDVTVADVTDWIWRSMPDLRLQHLPAIAKRCSAIEVSPGSTGRSELMWSARGIRMREEITREVQREMRLERRWVVSKINKEKKREEQIQRKLKKVKKTVKPKSKKEYQERLLSEDPHLLPEETENGIGGQGEPSQSLDVSPSLPASPKVPSPSGDVTTKLCERVNSGVSRTASPQKSPCLHSPPQADLDLIFPLTPNDIVRSSQQNSPERNISLVKQHPFSDAKKKLSEICQKLIIKPSTSACGIIRGRMPSAEQISSCLLDIQQTLLENHFKGMVTSEELQLVLRGIAVTLLEEVNDILIPAIIAFEYERVLPANSPRDLSSCYDTSSTTSKISPVSSSSLGSAPEVHVTYPNYMLPTSRGASRVELWSASSPEDGQNDDRRSLRKKVVAPTAGLLLKVENLIKDIITDSVDVFTTETGQVNGTATVSIAECAEGKITKSDAKIQETKSEDKREMEVSAERCCTVSPETTDSTTAVTTEAIPVVTTKSDAEIQETKPEDKSEMEVCAETPETTDSTTAVTINTTTDVTIADVIATTDKTAVVTMNTTTTLATMDTTTTAVITDVTAGLTMETNTTAVTTDATAVAVAMDTTFVDHDFSSNHHLVEQSSDNIRKDSAQQLEANDAMSDHPEFSGSEASHEDSTSSDASSGFVVSLERSILLSSDQVDEILEKVRFALEEERPSSWLHSEPSSPEDGHKERHKDAEMASPPPNSVIFAIIQKMQLDKYLQRKLMSFFAGRQMTSPGSPSMSPMAVSSHPGAQESLSWNSFSEINPHSIKVTKWLLQTIQRRNSWQDSMTSEVQEMDGQQFREKHLICEVIQALLDHLNDVSSTRSLSRQTQSESDVRAGVTAKVHVDAVVSDTSLAASELTKDVVAKLLLEDNSP